In Aliivibrio fischeri, the sequence GCCGTCGTTCTTCACATCAAGAAGAAGCACAAATCGATTTAACATCAATGTTAGATATCGTTTTTATTATGTTGATCTTTTTTATTGTAACGAGTTCATTTGTACGTGAATCTGGCGTAGAAGTTAATCGTCCTCAGGCCAGTAATGTATCAAGCCAAAAAGATGCGGGGATATTTGTGGCTATCACTGCATCAAACGATATTTTTATTGATAAACGCATGGTAGATGCTGAACGAGTGCAAGCAACCTTAGAGCATTTATT encodes:
- a CDS encoding biopolymer transporter ExbD yields the protein MRLGRRSSHQEEAQIDLTSMLDIVFIMLIFFIVTSSFVRESGVEVNRPQASNVSSQKDAGIFVAITASNDIFIDKRMVDAERVQATLEHLLLEQPEASLVIQADEHAYNGTVIKVMDAAKGAGVKGIALAAEKG